ACCTCAGGAGCATGAAAAAACAATACAGCGAAGACCGGAGAACCAAAATAGAAGATGAAGTACAAGAACTTAAAGTTGATCTTGAAGTAACGGTAGCCAGCGAAGACGTACTTGTTACTGTTACAAAAGACGGATACCTGAAGCGTACAAGCCTTCGGTCATACGCAGCCTCCAATGGAGCGGATTTCGCTCTTAAAGATGGGGATCATCTCTTGAGACTGCTTGAAATGAATACAACGGACACCATTTTGTTGTTTACGAATCTCGGTAAATACTTATTCCTGCCTGTTCATAAACTTCCAGACATCAGATGGAAGGATTTAGGGCAGTATATTTCGAACATTGTCCAGGTGGAGAAAGATGAGCATATTGTGGAAGCCATCCCGGTCCGCGAATTCAAGGAAGACCAATATTTACTTTTCTTTACAAAAAACGGGATGGTTAAGAAAAGTGAATTGAAGCTGTATCAGGCTCAGCGACATTCAAAGGCTCTCGTAGCTATTAATCTAAAAGGAAATGATGAAGTTGTGGATGTCCACGTCACGGATGGCCACTCCGAAATCTTTATTGCCAGTAACAAGGCTTATGGTCTATGGTATTCCGAAGAGGAAGTTAATGCTGTTGGTCAGCGTGCTGCCGGGGTGAAAGCCATTCATTTGAAAGAAGAAGAAGAGGTCATTTCAGGGCAGATCTTCCAAAAAGATGAAGACCCTTCCGTGTTTCTTTCTACACATCGTGCTGCAGTTAAACGTATGCGTTTGAAAGAATTTGAAAAGGCTTCTCGTGCTAAACGGGGTGTCATTATGCTGCGTGAATTAAAAAACAATCCTCACCGCCTGATTGATGTTCATCTAGTCCATCGAGATGATCAGGTGATATTGAAAACGGAAAAAGAGGAATCGACTACGCTGAACGTAATGGACTACAAAGCTAATGATCGGTACAGTAACGGCTCTTATGTTATGGATACAGACCAGAATGGAAAAATTTCAGAAGCCTGGGTTAAACCTTTATATGAAAATCCGTTTCATTCCGAGGACCCAGATAGCGATTAATGAAAAGACAGTCTCTTTAGAGGCTGTCTTTTACTATATTCCAAAAGTTCATCACTTCCAATATTTCCTTAGATTCGTTTGTATTTTCAAAAAATTATGCTAAAATGAATGTAAGTTCAGCGGATTGGGGATGGTGTATGAGAGATTTAAAAGAAGACATAATTCAAACCTCGCTTGAATTATTTGATCGCTATGGTTTTCACGGTGTGAGCGTCAATCAAATTGTAGAATTATCTCGTACGTCTAAAGGCGGTTTTTACCATCACTTCAGCTCTAAAGACGAACTCCTTTTCGTCATTCACGATACCTTTATTACATATGTATTGAAAGAAGCTCAATCGGCCAATGTCATTCACTCATCTCCTGTCAAGAAGATTCAAGCTATCATTCATGCGTTTGTTCAAGTTTTTGATCTATATAAACCTCATATATCTGTCTTCTATCAGGAGAGCAATTATCTTAAACCTGAATACGAACGACAGATTAAGCAAAAACGTGATGAATTTAAAAAGATGGTTTTTCAAGTCATCGAAGAAGGACAGGAGTCAGGACATTTTCGCAAAGAACTGCCAGTGTCTATTACAGGTATGGCGATACTGGGTATGGTGAATTGGATTTATAAGTGGTATAAACGGGATGGTCCACATTCGATCCATGAGATTTCAGATGTTTTCACGGATCTGATTTTACACTTTTTACTGCCTGGGGGGAAAGAAGAGACGGATTACTTGAACCAGCTGCTCCACGTTCCTTTTTTTTACGAAAATAAGTAAACGCTTTCATTTATTTTTTTGACTACGTACCGACCAACCAGTCGGTCTTAATTCCCTGAGGAGGAATCATATGAATTTTGAATTGACGAAAGAACAGGAAATGACTAGGAAAATGGTTCGTGATTTTGCTGAGGAGGTTATTCATCCGCGTGCGGTAGACATTGATACAAAAGCGGAATTTCCAGAAGATATTTTTAAGGAGATGGGCAAGCTCGGGCTTCTTGGTATCCCATTTCCAGAAGAATATGGGGGATCCGGCGGGGACACGGTTACGTATGCCCTGGCTGTAGAAGAAATCGGCCGTGTCTGCGGTTCTACAGGCCTTAGCTACGCAGCGGCAGTTTCTCTAGGGGCCAGCCCCATCTATTATTTTGGTACAGAAGAACAAAAACAGGAATTCTTAACTCCACTGGCGAAGGGAGAGGCACTCGCTTCTTTTGGACTAACCGAACCGAATGCTGGTTCTGATGCAGGGGGGACGAAAACACGAGCTGAACTTAAAGGAGATCATTACGTCATCAACGGTGAAAAGTGCTGGATTACGAATGCGGAATATGCTCGGTCTATTACCGTTACGGCGGTTTCAGGGAAACGGGACGATGGTAAAAACATTATTTCGGCTTTTATCATCCCTAAAGATACTCCAGGCATGAAGATCAGCAGTCCTTATGAAAAGATGGGCGTCCGGGGGTCCAACACTTCAGAAATCATCCTGGAAGATGTGAAAGTACCCAAGGAAAACCTGCTGGGAGATCCTGAAAAAGGGTTTAAACAGTTCCTTTACACGCTTGATGGAGGGAGAATTTCCATTGCTGCGCTTGCGGTCGGTATCGCGCAGGCTTCCCTGGATCGTGCTCTTGCTTATGCAAAAGAAAGAAAGCAATTTGGTCAGTCGATTTCCAGTTTTCAAGCCATTCAGTTTAAATTAGCGGATATGGCCATGGAAGTGGAACTGGCACGTAATATGGTACTAAAATCCGCCTGGTTAAAAGATCAAGGGAAAAACTTCACGAAGGAATCAGCGTATGCTAAGCTGTTCGCTTCTGAAACCGCTTTCCGATCATCTAATCAAGCCATCCAAATACACGGAGGCTACGGTTATATGAGGGAATATGAAGTAGAGCGTTATCTGCGTGATGCTAAACTGCTTGAAATTGGAGAGGGAACGTCTGAGATTCAACGTTTGGTTATCGCTCGTCAGTTAGGCTGCTAATAAATACAGAGGAGGAATGGGTATATGTCCCTTTTGGAAACAACTGTAGGAGAACTTTTAGAGGAACAGGCTCGTCAATTTCCTGATCAGGAAGCTTTTGTTTACCCGGAGAAGAAGCTGCGAAAAACCTATAAGGAATTTAACGACATGGCTGATGAAACAGCTAAAGGCCTCATGGCATTAGGGGTAGAAAAAGGGGAACACGTAGCTATATGGTCTGATAATAAGCCGGAGTGGCTTCTTTCCCAGTTTGCCACAGGAAAAATGGGCGGGGTTCTTGTTACGGTAAATACAAATTACAGAGCACAGGAACTCGAGTACCTTTTAAAACAATCAGATGCGACCACTTTAATACTAGCAGAAGATTTTAGAGGCACCTCGTATATTGATATTTTGAAAGAGATCTGCCCCGAGCTTTCCTCCTCATTAAAAGGAGATCTTCAAAGCGAGCGGCTCCCTCATTTAAAAAACATCATTACCTTAAGTGATAAGGAACATCCAGGGTGCTACACGTGGAATGACTTAATCGATATGGGCCGATCAACAAGTGATGAAAAACTTGAAGAACGTAAACGCTCTCTATCCTATCAAGATGTGATCAATATGCAGTACACGTCAGGAACTACAGGCTTTCCTAAAGGTGTGATGCTGAGCCATTATAATATCGTCAACAATGGTAATCAGGTAGCGGATTGCATGCGGCTTACCAATGAAGATCGTTTGTGCATTCCTGTTCCCTTTTTTCATTGCTTCGGCTGTGTATTAGGAACGCTTGCTGCGGTATCTAAAGGAGCCACTATGGTTATTCTTGAGCAATTCGAACCTTTACAGGTTTTAAAGGCAGTAAAAGAAGAAGCTTGTACAGCGCTTCATGGAGTACCTACGATGTTTATTGCCGAACTCAATCACTCTGAGTTTGAAAACTGGAAACCCACCACTCTTCGTACAGGTATTATGGCAGGATCCACCTGTCCAATGGAAGTCATGAAAAGTGTCATCGAGGATATGGGGGCACAGGAAATTACCATTGCCTATGGTCAAACGGAATCCTCTCCTGTGATTACCCAGACAAAGGCGGATGATCCGATTGAACTTCGTGTTTCCAGTGTCGGAAAGGCACATCCAAACGTAGAAGTAAAAATCATTGACCCGGCTATTGGAGATGAAGCAGAAGCGGGAATACCTGGAGAACTCTGCACACGGGGTTATCTCGTTATGGAAGGTTATTACAAGAACCAGGAAGCTACAGAAACAGCCATTGATCCAGAAGGATGGCTTCATACGGGTGATATCGCCGTGATGGATGAGGATGGCTATATTGAAATTACCGGGCGCATGAAAGATATGATCATTCGTGGCGGAGAAAATGTCTATCCACGCGAAATTGAAGAGTTTTTATATCAGCATCCCGATGTGCTGGATGTCCAAGTGGTCGGTGTGCCCGACCAGAAATACGGAGAAGAGATCATGGCCTGGATCATTCCTAAAGAAGGAAAGTCAATTGAAGAAAACGATATAAGGGATTTCTGTGAAGGACAAATTTCCAAGCATAAAATTCCAAGGTACATCATGTTTACCGATGAGTACCCGATGACAGCGAGCGGGAAAATTCAAAAGTTTAAACTGCGGGAAGATGCGCTGGACATGATGGATTTGAAATCGTAAAAAGGGGTGGAGAATGGTGTTTACAAAAATACTCATTGCCAATCGAGGAGAAATAGCAGCTCGTGTCATACGTACGTGCAAACAGATGAATATTAGTACCGTAGCCGTCTATTCTGAGGCAGACCAGGAGGCCCCCTATGTAAAAGAAGCGGACGAAAGTTACTTAATAGGTAAACCAAGGGTCAACGAATCTTATTTGAACATCGATAAGATTTTGAAAGTTGCCAAGGAATCCGGCTCAGAGGCCATTCATCCAGGCTACGGGCTTCTTAGTGAAAGTGCTGAGTTTGCTGAAAAAGTAACCCAGGCCGGGCTTGTATTTATAGGACCAAGACCAGAAGTCATTGCTAAGATGGGGGACAAAATTGCGGCTCGTCATGAGATGAGCCAGGCTGATGTGCCGATTGTACCCGGGACGGATGAAGCGGTAGCATCAGCAGAGGCTGCCTTATCCATCGCTCAATCATTTGGTTATCCCGTTATGCTAAAAGCGGCAGCAGGTGGAGGCGGCATAGGAATGCAGGCGGTCTACTCTGATGAAGAGCTTGGAAAAGCCTTTGAAGGGAATTCCAAGCGGGCTGAGACGTTTTTCGGAGACGGGAAAATGTTTATTGAAAAATTAATCGAAAATCCAAGGCACATCGAAATGCAAGTACTTGCTGACCATCATGGTAATGCTGTGCATCTATTTGAAAGAGAATGTTCGATTCAAAGGCGACACCAAAAAGTGGTGGAAGAAGCTCCTTCCCCAGTACTTTCTGAGGAAACACGACGTCAAATGGGAGAAAGTGCTTTAAAAGCTGTAGAAAGACTAGGTTACTCCAATGCAGGAACCATTGAATTTTTAGTGGATGAACAAGAAAACTATTATTTTCTTGAGATGAATACACGTCTCCAGGTGGAGCACCCGGTAACAGAAGAAATTACAGGGGTAGATTTGGTCGAGCAGCAGTTAAGAGTCGCTTCAGATGAGGTTCTTTCTCTTAAACAGGAAGACCTTTCGATTCAAGGTCACGCGATTGAAGTTCGTATTTATGCAGAAGATCCGAATACCTTTTATCCTTCTCCGGGACAGCTGACAAAACTGGAATTGCCAGAAGGTGAAAACATCCGCCATGAATTAGCTGTAAATGGAAGTTCGAAGGTAACCCCTTTCTACGACCCTATGATTGCGAAACTCGTAGTACATGGCGAGACGAGAGAGCAGGCGATTGATCTGATGGCACAGGCTCTCCATAAATATGAAATTGAAGGAATTAAATCCAACTTAACCATGTTAAAACGGATTATTACGCACGATCAATTTAAAAAAGGAAATACAAAAACAACCTTTATCCAGGATTATTACTTACCTACGTTAACCAACCAATAAGGAGAGATGGATTATGAATGAAGTAAAAGCATCAATGGCAGGAAGTGTATGGAAATTAGTCGTACAGCAGGGCGAAGAAGTCAGTGAAGGGCAGGACATTGCTATCTTAGAATCTATGAAAATGGAAATCCCCATCCCTTCAGAAGCCTCTGGAAGTGTAAAAGAATTAAAAGTCAGTGAAGGTGATTTTGTAAATGAAGGCGACGTTATTGCCATTATAGAATAACAGGAGCGGATAGTATGCTGGAGTTACCAGAAGAAGTGACGATCAAAGAGGTCGGACCCCGGGATGGACTACAGAATGAGTCCAGGGAAGTTCCGACA
The Halobacillus halophilus DSM 2266 DNA segment above includes these coding regions:
- a CDS encoding AMP-binding protein, with product MSLLETTVGELLEEQARQFPDQEAFVYPEKKLRKTYKEFNDMADETAKGLMALGVEKGEHVAIWSDNKPEWLLSQFATGKMGGVLVTVNTNYRAQELEYLLKQSDATTLILAEDFRGTSYIDILKEICPELSSSLKGDLQSERLPHLKNIITLSDKEHPGCYTWNDLIDMGRSTSDEKLEERKRSLSYQDVINMQYTSGTTGFPKGVMLSHYNIVNNGNQVADCMRLTNEDRLCIPVPFFHCFGCVLGTLAAVSKGATMVILEQFEPLQVLKAVKEEACTALHGVPTMFIAELNHSEFENWKPTTLRTGIMAGSTCPMEVMKSVIEDMGAQEITIAYGQTESSPVITQTKADDPIELRVSSVGKAHPNVEVKIIDPAIGDEAEAGIPGELCTRGYLVMEGYYKNQEATETAIDPEGWLHTGDIAVMDEDGYIEITGRMKDMIIRGGENVYPREIEEFLYQHPDVLDVQVVGVPDQKYGEEIMAWIIPKEGKSIEENDIRDFCEGQISKHKIPRYIMFTDEYPMTASGKIQKFKLREDALDMMDLKS
- a CDS encoding TetR/AcrR family transcriptional regulator, producing the protein MRDLKEDIIQTSLELFDRYGFHGVSVNQIVELSRTSKGGFYHHFSSKDELLFVIHDTFITYVLKEAQSANVIHSSPVKKIQAIIHAFVQVFDLYKPHISVFYQESNYLKPEYERQIKQKRDEFKKMVFQVIEEGQESGHFRKELPVSITGMAILGMVNWIYKWYKRDGPHSIHEISDVFTDLILHFLLPGGKEETDYLNQLLHVPFFYENK
- a CDS encoding acyl-CoA dehydrogenase, coding for MNFELTKEQEMTRKMVRDFAEEVIHPRAVDIDTKAEFPEDIFKEMGKLGLLGIPFPEEYGGSGGDTVTYALAVEEIGRVCGSTGLSYAAAVSLGASPIYYFGTEEQKQEFLTPLAKGEALASFGLTEPNAGSDAGGTKTRAELKGDHYVINGEKCWITNAEYARSITVTAVSGKRDDGKNIISAFIIPKDTPGMKISSPYEKMGVRGSNTSEIILEDVKVPKENLLGDPEKGFKQFLYTLDGGRISIAALAVGIAQASLDRALAYAKERKQFGQSISSFQAIQFKLADMAMEVELARNMVLKSAWLKDQGKNFTKESAYAKLFASETAFRSSNQAIQIHGGYGYMREYEVERYLRDAKLLEIGEGTSEIQRLVIARQLGC
- a CDS encoding acetyl-CoA carboxylase biotin carboxyl carrier protein subunit, which translates into the protein MNEVKASMAGSVWKLVVQQGEEVSEGQDIAILESMKMEIPIPSEASGSVKELKVSEGDFVNEGDVIAIIE
- a CDS encoding acetyl-CoA carboxylase biotin carboxylase subunit, which encodes MFTKILIANRGEIAARVIRTCKQMNISTVAVYSEADQEAPYVKEADESYLIGKPRVNESYLNIDKILKVAKESGSEAIHPGYGLLSESAEFAEKVTQAGLVFIGPRPEVIAKMGDKIAARHEMSQADVPIVPGTDEAVASAEAALSIAQSFGYPVMLKAAAGGGGIGMQAVYSDEELGKAFEGNSKRAETFFGDGKMFIEKLIENPRHIEMQVLADHHGNAVHLFERECSIQRRHQKVVEEAPSPVLSEETRRQMGESALKAVERLGYSNAGTIEFLVDEQENYYFLEMNTRLQVEHPVTEEITGVDLVEQQLRVASDEVLSLKQEDLSIQGHAIEVRIYAEDPNTFYPSPGQLTKLELPEGENIRHELAVNGSSKVTPFYDPMIAKLVVHGETREQAIDLMAQALHKYEIEGIKSNLTMLKRIITHDQFKKGNTKTTFIQDYYLPTLTNQ